From Xiphophorus maculatus strain JP 163 A chromosome 12, X_maculatus-5.0-male, whole genome shotgun sequence, the proteins below share one genomic window:
- the bmpr1b gene encoding bone morphogenetic protein receptor type-1B: MPEQGEKPRGCLSLCLWSRSPLLLLGLFSLQQQANGNILDSMLLKASSKETVENGKKALGSTVPALSSQRFLWCHCYHHCPDDSINNTCRTDGYCFKMVEEEGGVPVLTAGCLGLVGSEFQCRDTVFPHERKSLQCCTDEDFCNRNLHPTLPPLKPPLYVDWKIHHMALLISVTVCIIILAAIIIFCYFRYKRQESRPRYSIGLEQDETYIPPGESLKDLIEQSQTSGSGSGLPLLVQRTIAKQIQMVKQIGKGRYGEVWMGRWRGEKVAVKVFFTTEEASWFRETEIYQTVLMRHENILGFIAADIKGTGSWTQLYLITDYHENGSLYDYLKSTTLDNKAMLRLAYSSVSGLCHLHTEIFGTQGKPAIAHRDLKSKNILVKRNGTCCIADLGLAVKFISDTNEVDIPPNTRVGTKRYMPPEVLDETLNRSHFQSYIMADMYSFGLILWEIARRCVSGGILEEYQLPYHELVPTDPSYEDMREVVCIKKLRPSFPNRWSSDECLRQMGKLMTECWANNPACRLTALRVKKTLAKMSESQDIKL; this comes from the exons GCAACATTTTGGACAGTATGCTGCTAAAGGCGTCCAGTAAGGAAACAGTGGAGAATGGAAAGAAGGCATTAGGCAGCACGGTTCCTGCTTTGTCTTCTCAAAGATTTCTGTGGTGTCACTGTTACCACCACTGCCCTGATGATTCAATTAACAACACATGCAG GACGGATGGGTACTGCTTTAAAatggtggaggaggagggcggAGTACCGGTCCTCACTGCAGGTTGCCTGGGGCTGGTCGGATCTGAGTTTCAGTGCAGG GACACGGTGTTCCCCCATGAGAGGAAATCGTTACAGTGCTGCACGGATGAAGATTTTTGTAACAGAAACCTTCATCCGACACTGCCCCCACTCAAACCGCCTC TGTATGTCGATTGGAAGATCCACCACATGGCACTATTGATCTCAGTCACTGTGTGCATCATTATACTGGCTGCCATTATTATCTTCTGCTACTTCAG GTACAAGCGGCAAGAGTCTCGTCCTCGGTACAGCATCGGTTTGGAACAAGATGAAACATACATTCCTCCTGGAGAGTCTCTGAAGGACCTGATAGAGCAGTCGCAGACCTCTGGCTCAGGCTCAGGTCTCCCTCTGTTG GTCCAGAGAACCATAGCCAAGCAGATTCAGATGGTGAAGCAGATTGGAAAGGGGAGGTATGGCGAGGTGTGGATGGGAAGGTGGAGAGGAGAAAAGGTGGCTGTTAAGGTTTTCTTTACCACTGAGGAGGCCAGTTGGTTCAGAGAGACCGAAATTTACCAGACTGTCCTAATGAGACATGAGAACATACTGG GTTTCATAGCTGCAGATATCAAAGGAACCGGCTCCTGGACCCAGCTCTATCTCATCACTGACTACCATGAAAACGGATCCTTGTATGACTACCTGAAATCAACCACCCTGGACAATAAAGCCATGCTGCGTTTGGCCTATTCATCTGTTTCGGGACTCTGTCACCTTCATACAGAGATCTTTGGCACTCAGGGCAAACCCGCCATTGCTCACAGAGACCTTAAGAGTAAGAACATACTGGTGAAAAGAAATGGGACTTGCTGCATTGCTGATCTTGGACTGGCAGTAAAGTTTATCAG TGACACCAATGAAGTGGACATCCCCCCCAACACTCGAGTTGGTACAAAGCGCTACATGCCTCCAGAGGTTCTGGATGAGACTTTGAACAGGAGTCATTTTCAGTCATACATCATGGCCGACATGTATAGCTTTGGGCTCATCCTCTGGGAAATCGCTCGCCGTTGTGTCTCAGGAG GAATCCTAGAGGAGTACCAGTTACCATATCATGAGTTAGTTCCCACAGACCCTTCATATGAAGACATGCGAGAGGTGGTCTGCATCAAGAAACTACGGCCATCCTTTCCAAATCGATGGAGCAGCGATGAG TGTTTGAGACAGATGGGGAAGCTGATGACAGAATGCTGGGCCAACAACCCGGCCTGCCGCCTGACAGCCCTGCGGGTCAAAAAGACACTTGCCAAAATGTCAGAATCACAGGATATCAAGCTGTGA